CTCGGACCATCCAAACCAAGTGGTTCGGTCACAGCCACCACAGCTCCGGCTCCAAACGTGAACCAAGTCTCCACGTCAACACAACCGGAAAATACTAACCGGAGAAGAAAGAAGCTTCTAGTGTCGTCAATCGTCGTAGCTTTCGCCCTTATCCTCGCCGCCGCGATTTTCGCCGGAGTCCGATCAAATGTCAACTCTTCCCAACACGTCCCAGGCCTAGCTCGGAAACCAAGCCAAGCGATCTCAAAAGCCTGCGAGCCGACTCGTTTCCCCGAGCTATGCGTCGACTTACTCATGGACTTCCCTGGCTCGCTCGCCGCCTCCTCCGCCAAAGATCTGATCCACGTGACGGTGAACATGACGCTACACCACTTTAGCCACGCACTCTACTCATCTTCCTCCTTCTCCTTCCTCGACATGCCACCGCGTGTCCGCTCCGCCTACGACTCATGCCTCGAGCTGTTAGACGATTCCGTTGACGCGCTCTCACGCACTCTCTCCTCCGTCGTTTCAATCTCAACCGGCGAGACGAAGCCTCAAGACGTGATGACGTGGCTGAGCTCGGCTCTTACGAACCACGAGACGTGCGTGGAAGGGTTCGATGGTGTCGGCGACGGTGAAGTGAAGGATCAGATGACAGATGCGTTAAAGAATCTCTCGGAGCTTGTTAGCAACTGCTTAGCTATATTCGCAGCGAACGGTGACGGCGACGGGAATGACTTTGCCGGAGTGCCGATACAGAACAGGAGGAGGCTCTTGGACATTGGAGACAATAACCTGAAGTTCCCGAGATGGATGAAGAGAAGAGAGCGTGAGATCTTGGAAATGCAGGTGTCTCAGATACAAGCTGATATCATCGTTTCGAAAGACGCCAACGGCACGTGCAAAACTATATCGGAAGCTATCAAAAAAAAAAAAAAAGAAAAAAAGAAAAGCTCCTCAGTACAGTAGTCGCCGGATTATTATTTACGTCAAAGCCGGAAGGTAAAAATACGTTTTTATCCTTTCCATTTCGAAAATTTCTCGATGTTTGTGTAATTTTAAACTGTTACGTCCGTGAAAATGATGAAAGTAACATCTTATAGTTGTACGGAAAAGTGTTAATAATTGCGTTACATCTCAGTGAATCTTTTTTTTTTTTTTTGGAAGGTACGAAGAAAACAACATTAAGGTCGGTAGGAAAAAAATTAATTTGATGTTCGTTGGAGATGGGAAAGGTAAAACTGTCATTTCTGGAGGGAAGAGTATATTTGACAATGTCACCACTTTCCACACCGCTTCGTTTGGTAAGGTTTCTTTCTTTGCTCCTTTTTAGTTTTACTATTCCTTTTCACCTTTTTAACTTCTTGAAAATAGTAGAATAAAATAGGGGTGTTCAATCCGGATATCGGTTCGATTTAGGTTCAGTTTTTTTTCGGTTTTCGGTATTTTGGTTAGTAAAATATAACTACCATTCTAAATCCATATTTACTTCGGTTCGGTTCGGTTTATATACCGTCGGTTTTCGGTTTATTCGGTCTTATACCAAAAAACATAATTATTTAGTTTGAGATCATATTATATGAATTTTAGAGTCATATGTCAACACAGTCATTTATTAAAAATATATTACATGTTCAAATAAATGAACAAAAAAGTAAAAATGCTTCTACCATCAAATAAAATAATCAAATCTATAACTAAAATCAAAGCTTGAAATTTTGAAAATAAAAATATGAAACAAAACAGAAACATGAAAGAAAAGTTTTTCCACTCTTCCATATTTAGTGTTCATTTAAGTCATTTTTTTCAATTGAACACGAAAATCTGTTTGTTTACAGATAAGAAAAAAGTTGTGAAAATTTTTCATTAATTATTGTCCATCAAATTTATAATCTTCATATTAATTTAGTGAAAACTAAAATAAAGCAAAAAAATCAAAAGAAAACTTAGAAATAAGATGTCTGAATTGCGATGTATTGTTATTTAATTATAGTTCAAGTGTTTTACAAATTAAGGTTCTTTATTACTATAAAATTATGGTAATAGTTATTAACACAAATTTAACTTATGTAACAAATAGATTTTCATGTATTGTTATAAAATAGATACATATTTACATGTTTCTACTTTAATCGGTTTTGTTCGGTTTATTTGGTTTAATCGGTTATATACGAAACCATATCCAAATCCTACGGTTTTTATAAAATTATATCCATTCGGTTTATATGGTATATACCAAAACCAAACCATATTGTCTATTTCGGTTCGGTTCGGTTTTACCATATTGAACAGCCCTAGAATAAAACACTTTTGGTATGAAAAAGTTGTAAAACACTTAAACTCAACATCATCACTATTACAACTAAACAAAATTAAAAAGTAAACAAAATTACAATGCATTGTAAGTTGAGACTTGTATATTATGGACGTCGAAAATCACAAGATCTTTCTAGCGCCATAACTGAAAAATTAAAGAACCTTTAGTGGCAATTACAGTCAAATCATGAAAAGAGCTAAATGGAGGTCAACATTTATAATATAATAGTATCGTTTTCCCTTTGAGATCTCAAATTATACTGAGGCTCTGTTCAAAAAAAATATTAACTATATATTTAACAATGTAATGAAATAATTTTAAAAGTTAATAATTTTATCTATATATATTTGACGTTTCTCTTTTAATTATATATTATAAATTTAAGAATACATTAAAATTTTCAAATTTTAAACCAGTTTATATATTTATTTTAGAAATTTTCTTAACTATTTTTTTTTATTTTTAAGTTCGGACCCTGTTCGGGCAATGTCTTTTCCGAGTGCAGATATTGCCAAAACCGTTTCCAAAACTAGTTGTCTTTTACCACTTGTGTTTTTTTTTTATCACCCTTTACCACTTGTGTCTACTTTTCATATGGATTATGGATCACTACAGATGGCTAGTTCCTTTTAATAAATCTTAGACCATGATTAACCACCAGTCTCTGGGGTTCTTAACTTCGAATAAAAGACGGTTCTTACATTTTCTTAGATTTTAACTAAAAAAAACTAAGAACTGTCTTTTAAATAAGAGATATAAGAACCGTCTCTTACCCGATCTTACCCGAAAAATGTAAAGAAAAAAAATGTGTCATGATTCCCGGCTAAGACCTTGATTGGTAGAGCATTAGCATTAGCAGTAACAGTATGCTATAGAAGCAATATACTGCAGAAGCTGTATGCTTTTGCTAAACTATTTAATAAGATGATTGGTAGAGCAGTATAAGTATGCTATTTAAAATTATTATAAAAATTAGTATATAATATATAATATATTTATTTTTAATGAATATATTTCTAATACATATATATATAAATATATTAACATATAAAATTAAAAAAATATATTCTTAATTTATTTTATTTAAAAATTTTAAAATTAACTTATATCGAAAAATATTATTTTAAAGTAAATTTTATAATTAAAATATCTATTTTTAAAAATAATATTTCACATTTAAAATAAATTAAATTAAAATAATTTAATTTATTTTAAATGTGAAATACTATTTAAAAAAAATATTTTTATTGTAAATTAATTTTAGAAATCAAAATTTTATTTTCTAGATATAAAAATAATTTTTTGATATTATTAAATACAATAAATGAATTAATTATATATTTTTCTTAATTTTATAAATTATAAATGCAAATGCTCTTCTAAAAGCTTCATATGAGAGCATTGGCCAAAAAGAGCATGTGGAGAGCATTAGCATTTAGTAAATGCTTCTCTAAATTCTTTACTAACAATTGTTGATCGGATAATATAGAGCATGATGCTAATGCTAATGTTCTACCAATCAAGTTCTTAATCGACTAGTAAACAAAGTCAATATTGTAAACAGTAAACTTTTAATGTTTTTTTTTGTCTTAGTCATCTTTTCAACACAAATGTTTTTTTTTTGAATCATCTTTATTTTCTACCGATTCCGTTCCAAAACCTCCATTGCGCAGAGCCGCAGACTAGCTTTAAATTTCCACCAACTTTTTTCTCACTCACGGTAGTTGAGACCTAATTTCTACATAGTTCTTTGGTACATTTACTTGTTTGTTGTTCTAGAGAAGATCATGATCTCTTCTTCATTAACCTTTAAATTAAATCTCAATATAAATAATATCCCGTTACTCAAACAAATCCATTTGGTTGTTAGTTTGAAACTTATTTTACAGATTTAAATTTGTTCAGACTTTTAATGCTTCGTAGTTCAGTTACTGTTTTTGTATTGGATTTTCAGTATGATTCTGGAGTTTGGTTAGGTAACACACTTACACTGAACCGCACATCCTATGTGGTACTGCCGCTTATCCAACCAAACTCACATGCATGTTGTTGTGGTCTTAATGTGCATTGAGTGCAGTCTACTCTACTCACTCTACTCAAATCATAAAACATTCTTTGGTAAAACAAAGTTTAAATACATTACACTCATCTAGAACTCATTTATATATCCCACATCCAAGTACGTACATCAGTAAATGCATGCATGTTCCTTATATGCTAATTTGTATGCATATTCAAATCTTCATATAGGTATGTATGCATACTTATATCATATATGCATACACATCTAGATGGATAAACACACTCACATGGAACGCAGCCTACAGTTGGAGGTTGGCCGCGCAATTACTGACCCACAAATTGGTACATATATATACACATTCATGATGGGGAGACATAGAGGAGTTGCATTTATTTATATATATAGTTGGATGTAGGTCATTGCTAATTTTGTGGTTGGACGCGTTAGAGATCACTAGTTTCATTAACATTTCTATGTAAAGACATTTCTCAAATAGTCTTTGATTTTAAGTAATATAAATCCAATTTATGAGTTGTCCAAAAAAAAAAAAATCCAATTTATGTTTTTGTTTCAGTTCATTTGTTGAATCTATACTTAGAGATAAACTATTATTGATTTTAAGTAATTACATTGGTTTCTTATGTTTAATAAACTTAGAGTTGTTAAAACACAAAAACATAACTGTGTTTCTTGCTTTGTTTTCCAGCTGCGACCGGTGCCGGTTTTATTGCAAGAGACATAACATTCGAAAATTGGGCCGGTCCGGCAAAGCACCAGGCAGTTGCTCTCCGCATTGGGGCTGACCATGCGGTGATATATCGATGCAATATAATTGGTTACCAAGACACACTATACGTCCATTCAAACCGCCAATTCTTCCGTGAATGTGATATTTACGGTACAGTCGATTTCATTTTCGGTAATGCAGCCGTGGTACTACAAAACTGTAGCATCTACGCACGCAAACCCATGGACCTTCAGAAAAACACAATCACGGCTCAAAACCGGAAAGATCCGAACCAAAACACCGGAATATCGATACATGCGTCTAGGGTTTTGGCCACCCCTGATCTCCAAGCGACCAATGGTACCATCCAGACGTATCTAGGCCGACCGTGGAAGCTATTCTCTAGGACGGTTTACATGTTAACGTATATCGGCAGTCATGTACACACGAGAGGTTGGCTGGAGTGGAATACAACATTTGCTTTAGATACTCTATACTACGGTGAATATCTGAACTCGGGTCCCGGGTCGAACCTTTCGCAACGTGTGAATTGGCCAGGGTATCGTGTCATCAATTCGACGGCTGAGGCAAACCGGTTTACGGTGACGGAGTTTATATATGGTTCATCGTGGTTACCTTCCACTGGGGTTTCGTTCTTGGCCGGATTAAACATTTAGGTAAAGGAAAATAAAATGTTTTTCTTTCAGATGTATTGTTTCATTCTTGCGTCGTCCTTATATTAATGGACATATATGATTAATCCTATCCTATACAAACATAATTTTAACTTTTTAATTATATGATTTCGGGATATATATATATATTATTCAATAAGATCGTGACTCGAGGATAATTTACATTTGCAATATTCTTTTCGGTGGTACTAATTATATAATTCGGTGTGATGAAGTAATCGTTGGATGTCCTGTGACACAGACTAGTTTGATTTTACATATATTTTGAATAGAAATATAATGTTTACTATAGAAAGAAATATAAAGTGAATTAGTGTTTTTGTGTGTTAATAAGAGGGTCCAGCGACGTCAAACTTTTTGAACTTTTTGAACCGATTGAATGTTTTGAAAACTTTAGCGAATATCAAACATGCATTGTTTTATAAAAAATAACTAATTAAAAGAAGGGAGAAATGGAGGCGTCGGTGGCGGTACGATGTGACTGAAGTCAATACGGTCACAGCCCAGAACCGACACCGACTGTGGGGTCCACGATTTTGGGAACTTTAGTTCCAATAATTCGAGAACTGATTAACTCACTACGCAGCAATAATACCAAACACCAACATGTTCTCTTACGTTATGCATCATAATTCATTCTGATTTAAACTGAGAAAGTATTATATGAAAAATCGGTGACTTAAGATTAGCTACTTATAAATGCAATAAACTATTTTTAAATCTATTAAGGTCGACAAACTAGAGTTTTTGAATCAGTTATTGTTACACCGATCAACTATTTTTAATCTAATTTTTAACTCTCCTATTGTCTCCAATCAATTGTTGTATGATCCATAGGTGTTTAGTAGATAGATATAATAATTAATCAAAATGTGGCACCGGCATGCGGAACAGTCTGAATAGTTAATCTACAGGTTAATGTTGCTATACAACTGCTTTTAGATAGCTATTTTGTTGGAAATTCCTTTATTCAAGTGTTTAAATGTATATATATATATATATTTTTTTTTTTGAATATATGTTAAATTTATTCAAAAAAAACTACTTTGTTTACAACAAGTGCATCTGTTTTTTGAAAACTAGAACTCTGTTACAACCCCAATCTCCTATCTTGTGGCAAACCACAATGTTACAACCCCAATCTCCTGTATACTTCAAGTCTCCTATTTGTCGCAATGAGAGACATCTGTTTCTGACTTGCCTATCAATTAGCTTTACCAAAGAGCCTGCCAATATTGGTGTACTGCCATGTCTTCTCTCATTTCGCTCCCACCATAGGAAAAAGACAGTGACTTGCAGTGTATATCGAATGAGGAACCTTTCCAGCAAACCTTCATTGGTGTCCAGAATCAGTACCATCAGTTCCGACCACAAAATGGTGTACGAGTTCAGCAACAAACCTCGCACAAGTTTCGACCAGACTTCTGCCGAGTAACTACACTAAAAAAAGAGATGGTCCCTTGATTCCATCACATTCTGACAGAGAACGCATGATGGATTAGCTCCAACGTTACATGTCAACATGCGATCACCCGTTGACAATCTATTTTGAATTGCTAACCAATGAAGGGAAGCGTATTTCGGATGTGATGTCTATACCAGATGCTCTTCCACCATTGAACGGGAGGGTCTTCTTTTCGAATAAGTTCCCATGTTTGTTTTGTCTTGAACACTGCTTGATACTTTCCTTCGCTCTGTTTCCACAGTGCTACATCAGTTACTCCACTGAGTTTCAGCCTTTGATCCTCACAGATTTTTTCAACTTCATTAAATACATCAACCCTATGCCTTCTCCTCCTCTGATTGCTCAGAGCCGCAGCAACAGTTGTAGTCATTGAAACTCCCATATCAATAATACCGTCCGCGCCAAACAAGTCATACAACCTTACCATACCCGACCAACAGTCAAACCAAAAAGAAGTGTTATTTCCATCACCTACTTGCATCTTGTGAAAATCTTTAGCCTTGTCTCGTAGCTTCACTAGCTTACGCCACATCCAGGAACCTTTTGTAGTATTTTTTTTTTATCGACCAGAACGAGCCATTCTTGAAAAGATTCATTTTAGTCCACTGAGCCCACATGGATGCCTGTGAAGATAATGTCCGCCAGATAAGTTTTAAACAGCTGACTTGGTTAGTTTCTTTCAGTGGCCGAAGACCTAGGCCCCCATCACACTTCCTCCTACAAACTATTTCCCAAGATACCTTAGCCTTTCTCGAGTTCAGAACAGGCCCCGACCAGAGAAAAGCTGCACATATGCTATTTATCTCCTTTATACACGCGCCAGGCAATACAAAACCAGCCATCCAGAAGTTCACGATGCTCAAAAGAACAGAGCAGATCAACTGTAATCTACCAGCCATCAATAAGAACCGGTTCGTCCAATGTGTAATACGAGTTCTTATCTTATCAATGAGTATACCATAATCCTCTTTTCCCATCTTTTTTGTTAGCATCGGCAGCCCCAAGTAACGAACTGGTAATTTCTCAGACGCAAATTCAAACTGCTGTTCCAGTAGGCCTGTTTTTGCTTCAGACAACCCCACATAGTAGACAATAGTTTTCTCCATACTGATTTTTAGGCCCTAGACCTTTCCAAAATAATTAAACACTTCCACAATGCTTTCTATGGATCTGACTCTACCATCTGTGAAAACCATTATATCATCAGCAAAACTCAAGTGGGTTAGCCCCAGATTCTTGCATTTGGGATGATACCCCATGTTACTATCCTTGGCCGATTTGTCTAGAAACTTCGACAGAACATTCATGCAGATTACAAAGAGGTAAGGCGACATACCACATCCTTGCCATAGGCCTCTT
This sequence is a window from Brassica oleracea var. oleracea cultivar TO1000 chromosome C1, BOL, whole genome shotgun sequence. Protein-coding genes within it:
- the LOC106323111 gene encoding LOW QUALITY PROTEIN: probable pectinesterase/pectinesterase inhibitor 34 (The sequence of the model RefSeq protein was modified relative to this genomic sequence to represent the inferred CDS: deleted 1 base in 1 codon), which encodes MGYERLGPSKPSGSVTATTAPAPNVNQVSTSTQPENTNRRRKKLLVSSIVVAFALILAAAIFAGVRSNVNSSQHVPGLARKPSQAISKACEPTRFPELCVDLLMDFPGSLAASSAKDLIHVTVNMTLHHFSHALYSSSSFSFLDMPPRVRSAYDSCLELLDDSVDALSRTLSSVVSISTGETKPQDVMTWLSSALTNHETCVEGFDGVGDGEVKDQMTDALKNLSELVSNCLAIFAANGDGDGNDFAGVPIQNRRRLLDIGDNNLKFPRWMKRREREILEMQVSQIQADIIVSKDANGTCKTISEAIKKKKKKKRKAPQYSSRRIIIYVKAGRYEENNIKVGRKKINLMFVGDGKGKTVISGGKSIFDNVTTFHTASFAATGAGFIARDITFENWAGPAKHQAVALRIGADHAVIYRCNIIGYQDTLYVHSNRQFFRECDIYGTVDFIFGNAAVVLQNCSIYARKPMDLQKNTITAQNRKDPNQNTGISIHASRVLATPDLQATNGTIQTYLGRPWKLFSRTVYMLTYIGSHVHTRGWLEWNTTFALDTLYYGEYLNSGPGSNLSQRVNWPGYRVINSTAEANRFTVTEFIYGSSWLPSTGVSFLAGLNI